AAGCGGATGTTCTCGCCATACGGCGCTTCGTTCTGATCGACCAGCGACAGAAAGACTTCGGTACCGATATACGGCGTACGTGTGCCGTATCGACGCGCGGAGTCGGACGCGAGCCGCCGCTCGCGCCGCGTCGAAAAATACCGACCGTGATTGCCCTCGTCATCGTTCAACGTTTGATAGAGCGGGCGGAATTCCAGTTCCTCGGAGGTTGCCGCGACCTGTCCATACACGGTCGCGACGGAGAACACTTCGTAGTCGAGCGGCGTGAGCCGGGCCGGCACGAGGTGAAACTCGGTTTCGAGCGGGGAGATTTCGATGCGGTCGGTGTGCTTCTCAAAGAGATTGATGACCGGCGTGCAGAACAGCGCGAAGCGCGATGCGTCGACGAGATTCGCGAGCGGGCCTGGCGCACGATCGAGCAGCACGACGATCTCGACCTCGCGTCCGTCGATCTGCGACAAGCCCTCAGCGAGGCCGTTCAGTGCGAAGAACCAGAAGCGCTCCGGGCACGCGAAATATTCGTGCAGAAGATTGTGCCCATGGAATTTCGTCCATGTGAGCGGCAGCAGGTTTTGATCGGTACGCAATCCTTCGTGTTCGACCGCGTCGACAGTGACAGCGGCGAGCGGACGATTCGTTGCACCGAATTCGCCTGGCGGCGCAATCACCGATGCGATGCTCGCGGTGTGCAGCAGTTCGAACAGATGCGATGCGACCTGTTCGTCGCCGGCGAGATAGACAGGCAGCCGGTCGAGTCCTCGCAGATCGGCCACGCGCACATCGCCCGTGACCGCGAGCTTGAGTCGTAGTGCGCCGCGCACCTGCCGGTCGGGCGGCACGTAGCGATCGAGCGACGGAATGTCCGGCGGAATGCCGGTCAAACGCGCTTCGGTAATCGTCAGCGGCCAGAGCGTCACGTCCTGGCCGCTCGTGAACTGGCATGCGGTTTTTTCTCCATCGGGAACCTGCGCAGTGAACGCCGTGCCGCGCGCAACGCGATAACCCCCGACGAGATTCCCCTCCGCCTTTCCTGGATAAAGCCGTGCGACGGCGATCGACGGCGTCGGCGCAATGTAGTTCGGGTAGATCACTTCGAGCAGCCGGCCGGTGAAGCGCGGGAACTCCGCATCCAGCTTGATCTGCATGCGCGCGGCCATGAAGCAGAACGATTCGATCAGACGTTCGACGTAGGGGTCCGCGACTTCGCCCGTCTGCATGCCGAGCCGGCGCGCGATCTTCGGATGCGCGTGCGCGAACTCGCCCGCCAGCTCGCGCATGTAGATGAGTTCCTGGTTGTAGTAGTCGAGCAGTCGCGGGTCCATCGAAAGGTCTCGTTATGGTGGTCGGGCTGTGTCTGCTCAGGTGCTGCGTATGCCGGTGATCTGGATTTCGCTCGTTTCGAGATCGAGCGAACTCTGCACCGTAAATTCGAGCGGATAGGGATCCATGTGAACCATGCCGCGCACTTCGAACGCGAGGATGTTGTGATGTTCACCCGCGTCGATCGCGTGGCGGGGCGACACCACCAGCGAATCGGGAATCAGTCGCGGTTCGAAATCGGTCAGCGCATGGCGGATCATCCGCTCGAGGTCGTTCCACTGACGCGATGCGAGAAACGTACCGGCGAGCGGCGGCACGCCGAAGTTGACGGTCGACGAAGCCGCGTGCGGGTAACGCTCACGATCGATCTGGTCTTCGATGCTGGTCGTGTTGAGCAGATAGGTCAGATCGCGCTGCACGATGTCGCGCATCTGTTTGCGCGTGACCGTGTATTCGTCGGCGGTCTCGACGTGACGATGCGGGGCATCGTCACGCAGGCGATCAAGCAGCGTCGGCATCAGATGCGCATTCGCGCGGCGCGGCGTGCGGCCGGAGAGCTCGTCTTTACGTGTGGTCATGGCTGCTGCCTTCCTGCTTATCGTCGATCGTCGCAGGCGTGCCGAACTGGCAGTGCGTCAACTCGAACAGACCGAAGTCGCCCTGGTCCGTGATCCAGGTTTTCTGTCCCAGCGCAATGACCCCGGTGCGCCCCGATTCCTGCCATACGGTTTCGCGGCCGAGGCGCAACGTATCGGCGCATGCTTCCGAGCCGGGATAACGAGCGGGCATCAGGCCGTGCACGACGCTGCTGTCCGCGAGCGTTAGCTTGCAGGGCGCCCAGATCAGATCGATCAGGTTGACCGGCGACGAGATGTGCCATGCAGCCAGATCCGAAAAAGGCACCCATCGATAGTGTCCGGCCGTGATGACTTCGCATACGGGGCCGAAGCGCGAATCGCTGTCGGCGATCCATTCGGTGTGTCCGTGCGAGGTATGAGCGGCGACGGGCGGCGCGGTTTCTAGCGCGCTCGCGTGTACGTCGTCCGCTGCGTCGTTGTGTCCGTCTGCGGCGAGCCGCAGCGCGTCGATCAATTGCGCTGTCCATGCGGGTGGCTCGAGGATGAACCCCGGGCGCTGCTGTCCCGCGAGAACCTTTTGTCGCCAGTGTTCGGCACGAATCAGGTCACGATACGTTTGCGCAATCTGCGTGTGTTGCGGTTCGAGCTTCGCCCACGTCTGCAGCTGCTGGATCGAACGCGTCCAGTTGCCCATCGCGCACATCAGCTGGAACAGCGCCCAGCGATGCGACGCGACGGCCGGTTGCATGCGGACGCTCGCTTCGATTTCGGCGATCTGTTCAACGAGCGACAGGCCGTTCAGATGTGCCGTGTTCATGCTTCGTCCTTGCGTGCAGGTGCGGCGAGCGGACTATCGAACGACAGCGCGTGGTGTTCGCGCCGGGTGAGTGCGGGGGGCAGCGCGGCAGTCTGGCTTGCTACCGCTGCGTGATATTCGGGCGGCGCAAAAAGGCGCAGCACTTCCGGCACGGGTTCGGCTTCGAGATCGGCAACGGTGCCGTTGGCGCCGCTTTCCAGTTTGCCGAAGATTTTCTCAAGCGTGCATTCGCCGGACAGCAGCGTCTCGAGCGAACGGGCTTCGTCGTTTTCGCCGTGCGATTGCCAGCCGTCCCCGGCATTGTCCGCGGCTGCGGACGTCGGCGGTTCGTCCGGTTGTCCGATCCATGAACCGGACAACGACGCATGCGGATCGGTCAGTGCGCGCCAGTATTGCGCGTGCAGACCTTGCACGATATCGCTTGCATGCTCCATATCGTCGGTGGTGGGCAGGAACGCGGTCTTGCCCTGTCCGTCGTTGCCGATCAGTTCAAGTATTGCCGCATCGCCATCGCGCGCGCTGGACGACGTCGCGCGCGCGATGTGCTCGTAGGAGTCGCGCTCGATCCTTCGATGAGCCGATCCGGACAGTACAGGTTCGATGTCAGGCATATGAGGCTGGCGGCGCCACGGCAGACGAAGTGAGCGCATGGAGAAATTCGTGGGCGATAAAGACTCATTTTAAGCACGATGGGATTCTTTTCGTTCATCGAAATTCGAATAATCATCGTAATTAATGTGAAGAATTATGAATTAAGTTAAATGTCGTGAATTTATTGGATTGAGTGTTAAATATTTGAAATTCTTTATTTCTCTGTGATTGTCTTTTTGGAGTTGACTGGCGATTTGTTGGCGATGCTGTTTCCATTGATAAGCACTGGTTTGTGCGATTTTTCCGGGGCTCGAAAGGGGGAATGTTAAAACCATATGCCGAACGGACAACGTTTTTCACATTGCCAGGCTCGGATCCGTTTAATGCTCATATCGTCGTCTACCTGATTCGTTTGTGGCATGTATGATCGATTCCATCAATGCGACTCAAAACAAATAAGATCGATTAAAGATAATTGGCGTTTTAAAGGCAGAACGCCAATGCCAGGAGTTGTGGTGACGTATCTGGACAGAGTTCATTCGGGTCCAGACGTCAGCTCACCGCTCACGTTGCAGTAACCAATCAGGGGAAAGGATGACGATTTCGCGCCAGGTGCTGTTCGGCAAGCTCGGTGTTCTGCTCTATCGCGGTATCGAATCGGCTACCGGTTTCTGCAAGCTGCGTGGCAACCCGTATGTTGAGCTTGTTCACTGGCTGCACCAGATGTTCCAGCAGCCCGACAGCGACCTGCGCCGGATCGTGCGCCACGCGGCGATCGACAGCGACGTGCTCGAACGCGACTTCGCCCGCGCGCTTGCCGCATTGCCGGCTGGGGCGAGTTCGATCAGCGACTTTTCCTGGCACATCGAGGCTGCCATCGAGCGCGCGTGGGTACGGGCGATCGCACGGCAGTGGACTGGTGGTTGACGAACGATGCGGTGCTGATCGACACGGCGGGTTATTACACGGTTCATGGGACTTCAGTCGACGAACGAAGTCACGACGAGCTGATGCAACTCGCTACGCGTCTGACGGCTGCTATCGATACGCGTCTGCAGGACGAATACGACACCGGCAAGCGCCGTCGGCTGGCGGCGTTGCCCGAGGAGTTCGACGCACTAATCCGACCGCTCGACGACCTGGTCGAACGGCTGTTCCTGGATTCCCGTTACGACGATACCCAGTTGCATTCGACATTGCGCGGCGTGTACTTCACGAGCGCATCGCAAACGGGCGATGAAATCGCGGCGGACCGTCATACGGTCGCACGGCGACTGGCTGCAGATCCGGAAGCGTTGACCGAAGCGTCGGCCGATGCTGCGCGACGCCCGGAAGGCAACCAGAGCTTTTTCCTGCACGATCTGTTCACGAAGATCGTGTTTCCCGAAGCGCATCTCGTCAGCCCCAATCTGCGTTGGGAATATCGTTTCCGGATGCTCAGGTTTGTCGGTCACGCGCTGGCGCTACTGCTGTTCGTGTGGCTTGCCGTCGGCCTGCGCGTGAGCTTCGGCAATAACAGCGATTATCTGCGCGTGGAGGGTCGCAAGGTGCAGGCGCTAACCGCGCATGTCACCCAGTTCTACAAGGCACCTAAACCCGAAGGCGCGCCCGACACACTGACCGAAGCGCGCTATCTGCCGACCTTTCCGACTCTCGATCTGTCCGATCCAGACAGCACGTGGCGCTACGGTCTGTACACGCCGCCGGACATCGTGACCGAAAGTCACCGCACATACGATGCACTGGAAGACAACCTGCTGCTGCCGCAAATCGTGCATCGAATGGAGGATGTGATTTCGCAGGCCGTCGCGACCAAGGACTCGAAAACCGCCTACGACGCGCTGCGCGTTTACCTGATGCTTTACGACAAGGCGAAATTCAACGCTGCCGACGTGAAGGCCTGGGTACTCGACGACTGGGCGAAAACCGACAGTGCGGCGATCTTCGGCGGCCGGGCATCGATGATCGATCACGTTCAGCAGCTGTTCTCCGGTGAGCGAATCGTACAGTCGCCGTTGATCCGCAACGATGCGATGATCCAGCAGGCCCGCGCGTTTCTCGACGGCAGCAACGCGACGGATCGTCTCTATGAACGCGCGAAGTCCGCGATGCTGAAAGAAGCACCGGACGAATTCACGCTGCTGCGCGCGGTCGGGCCGCAAGCCGGGACCGTGTTCACGCGGGCGAGCGGTCAGCCGCTGTCGCGCGGGGTGCCGGGTCTGTTCACGTTCGATGGCTACCGGAACCTGTTCGACAAACGCCTGGGAGAATTCGTGCAGGCCGCACGCGATGACGATGCGTGGGTGATGGGACGTTCGTATCTCGCGGGGCCGTCCGCTGCGGCTCAAAAAAAAACAGCTGAGATCGTGAGCGGCGCAACCGGAAGGGACGATGCGCTGACCGAAGCGGTGCGTCGCGAGTATCTGATGGAGTACGCACAGCAATGGGATAGTTTTCTCGGTGACCTCCGGACCGTGAGCGGCACGAGCCTGGCGTTCAATCTGCAGGTGCTGCGTAGCTTCGCCGCACCCGATTCGCCGCTTGCGCGTCTGGCGCGTGCAGCGGTTCGCGAAACGACGCTGACGCAATCGGTGTCCGGTTCGGATGGTTCTTTTCTGCAGAAGGCGGCTGACCAGATAAACCAGAAGACGGACAAGGCGCTCGGCATTCGCGCATCCGAACGCGTCGAGCGTGAACTCGTCGACAATCGCTTCGCGGCGCTGCGCGAAGTCGTCACCGGAAACGCCGATACGCAGGCCAGTCCGCAAGCGGCGGCCGCGCAGGCGGGCAAGACCGGCCTCAACGGCGTGACCAATCTGCTGAACGACTACTACACGGCACTGACTGTTTCGGACAACGCGTTGTCGAACAACAGCATGCCGCCGGCGAGCGATACGGCGGCGAAACTCAAGATGACCGCCGACACGATGCCGGCACCGTTCCGGGAGGTCTTGCTGCAGCTTGCCGCGGACGGTTCGCACGAAGTCAATCAGGGTATCGGACAGCTGCTGTCGCGCGAGATGCAGGCGGTGGTCGGCGATACGTGCCGGCTCACGATCGAGGGCAACTATCCGTTTTCACCCGAGAGCAAGCGCGACGTCAGCATCGACGACTTCACGCGCGTGTTCGCACAGGACGGCGTGATCGACGATTTTTTTGCGAAGACCCTTGCACCGTTCGTCGATACTTCTGCGAAGCCGTGGCGCTACCGCACATTGCCGGGCGCTACGGAGCCTGTGCAGGGACCCGATCTCGAGCCGTTCGAACACGCGAAGGCGATTCGCGACGTCTTCTTCAACGATCCGGGTCACAAGCAGCTGGCGTGGAAAGCGGACATCCGCATTCCCGAACTCGATCCGACCGTGACGAGCCTGTCGCTCGATATCGACGGGCAGACGTCGCTTTATCAGCACGGTCCGGTGGCGCCTTTCACTGTGACGTGGCCGGGACCGCGCGGCGGCGTGCATGCGGAGATCACCGCGAGTCCACGTATCCGGCCCGATACGTCGACGATCTCGACCGACGGGCCGTGGGCACTGATGCGTCTGCTTCAGGCGGGTCATGTGGTCGAGACGGCTACGCCAGGACGCACGCGCGTCGCGTTCGACTTTGATGGTCGCAAGGCAGTGCTCGATATTGCCAGCACCGGCAGCGTTGCGAATCCGCTGACGAGCGATGTGTTGAAGACGTTTCGCTGTCCGTCGTCGATGCCGGTGTTTAATCTGCCGGATAGTGGGCCGCCGCCGGGGTTGCCGCGTGGGGTGGTGCCGGGGAGTGGGGGCGCTTCTCGGTGAATGGAGGCGTGTGTGGATTTGCTTGGAGGCCTGTTCCAAAGCCGCGTCCGGCTTTTGGTTTCTTTCGCGGTTGCCGCGCGGCCACTCAAGGTGGCGGAGCGGGGTCATCAATCCGTTACTTGAAGTCGCGCTGTCGATTAGCTGGTGGACGACGATATCGCGTGGGGAAGAGCGAAGAGCCGATGTTTTGAAGTGATCGTGTCGAATTAGCGGGTGTGCTTGATCGCATTAACAATCCTCCATTAATTTTTCAAAATCATCTCCCGGCATGAGGCCGTCGATAAAATCTTGCAGGGAGGGAGCGATAAATTTGATGACTTCTCGATCATCGTCGTCTACTTCGTCTCTGTCGAGAAGATAAATTGCGCAGCCACTGAATTTCATGAGAAGTGGAAAGCCGCTTACATCAAATCCGAAAGGAATGTACTCATCCTTCTCGAACAATTTTTGATCGTCTGTGTAGCTCGTGTAGTTTGCTTCTAAGGTTGACCCATCTGGTGTCGAAGTATATTTTATGGGATAAAATCCATTAAACGTCACTCCATTTGCGTCGCAAGGGTCGACGCCTTTGGGAACGTAGTACATTTTGTGGCAGTCTGGAAAGCCACCATTTTCTTTTAAATAATGTTGGCGCAGTCTGGCCGGAATTTTGATTTCAAACTCTCTCTCGAAATCGATGAGATCATCTTCGGATAGGGGTTGTGCCGGATTGATTAATTTAAGTTTTATCATGATTTTATTTTGATTATTCTCGTGGCTTCTGAATTTCGTTATCCAAACCCTCTCGACGGAAAGTGCGCGAACACCGGATGTGTCATATTTTGTTTCGCTATCTTCGTGTCTTTGTTCTACTGAAAAGAAAGTGATCGATATTTAAAATTTTCATCGATCTTCTTAAATTCGATTCCTTTCATTTTATTGCGTTCAGCGCTATCCTTGAATCTCTGCGTGCAGACACGCTTGTTGCCGATTTCCGGTGCCATAAAAAAGGGTGGCTTCTCAGATTCATTAAATGCGATATTTTCCAGCATATCGTATTCCGGTATTTCTGGGAAAAATCTGTTCATCTCATAATTTTTTCCGTCGAGCGTCATCATCCTGGCATGAGAGGTTTGGCTCGCGTCCACGATGGAAATAAATCTATTCAAAAGGAGGAAATGAAAAATTCCATCGAGCTTATCTCCATTAAGGATTATTCTTAGAGGAGCTAGTTGGCAATCAACGCTCTGTTCGTGACAAAGATCTGCGAATTTCTGACTCACAATCGGAGTCACATTTCTGAAGTAATCGAAATCCAGTCTTTTAAGACGCTTCCATTTGATGTTCATATGAAATTCAGTATCTATTTTCTGCGCAATAGATACATTATTCCAGGGAAGCTGGATATCTGGTTGAAATTCGGCGCTCCCAACCCAGTCGTTGAGTTTTGCTGATACCACGTAAAGATTTTCTTTCGCGAATTCAGTCATCCCGTTACCAGATCAACGTGGAAAGGACCATTCCCCGGTCTTGTTCTAACGTCGCTCTAGCCCGGAACCAAAGCGACGAATACCATCGAGGCTGATTTGATAGAGGCTTCGTACACTTTCAAGCTGCCTCTGATCGCTCTTTGTTTCGCCGAAATTTGCGATCTAGGCAAGCACAAGCCGCGCTTGATCTTATTTCTCTTCACGTATTTTTTTTAAACCTTTTTCGAGTCGGGAAACATTTTCAATTTCTCCGCCTTTATCGATATAGGCTGACCAACCAGGGATGATTTTTTTGAAGAGTTCAAGCCCGTCAGGAGTTACATTGGACATTCTCAGAACAAAATCTTCCTTGATCTTCCCACCTTCGTCAAAAGGATCTGCGTTAACAAGTAAATCGTTTTCTTTAAGGAAATTGAGAAGTGATGTCGATATTCTGATGATTTGATCGCGATACGCGTCGCTCTTGTTCGCGGACAAGAGTACTGGGATGTTGTGCAAACTAAGATCTACCATGGTCATCTAGCCCTTATGACTCGTGAAACACCATCCACGGGGATTATTTCCCCAGTATTGGGATTCTTTGCAAAAGTACCGCCCATTTCCCGGATTCGCAACTCCTTGGCCAATTGGTCAAACTTAGGTGCCGTTTGGCTGGTAATTTCCACCGGACGCCAGACACCGTCTTGTCCTTTTACTACGAAGTCGACACGCCGTCTTTCCCCTGTGATCGGATCTTTGACCGACTTGCCGTTTGCATCTCTGAGGTACCGTTCGCTGAGAACGTTCTCTTTGCCGTACCGCTGCTCGAGAATGTCCTTTGCCCGAGCCTCTCGAGCAAGACCATCCTCCTTGTTCTTGATACACGCCCATCCCCATGGATCAATCCATACCAATGGATTGGGTGCGTACTGATACAGATTGAAGCCGCCCGCAAGGCTGATCGGGTCTTCATTGATGAATCGTCCAACATCTGGATCGTAGAAACGGAACGTGTTGTAGTGCAGTCCAGTTTCACGATCGAGGTATTGTCCCTCGAATCGCAGGTTTTGCGGCAACGGTACAGACCTGGCTGTGGGCATGGTCTGCCGCGACCCGTACGTCGAATCGGTTCGCTGTTCGAGTATCCACTCCTCCCGAACAGCACTCCCCCAAACCTTATACTGCGCCTGCCACACCAGCCGACCCTCGGCATCCGTCAGTTCCTCGGGCAGCCCCGACACGTCGTTATGAAAGTAATAGACGTTCTCCGGCGCCGCTTCAACCGAACTATCGTTCGCCGCCTCCGCCGGCCGGCTGTCGATCCGGGCGAGCGGCACATAACTGTCCGGCTCATACAGGTAAGTGGCTTCATCATCGCCGCGCCGTTCCTGCAGCAACCGCATGCCGTCCCACACGAAATCCGTACTCACGTAGCCGTTCGTCTTGCGGATACGCCGGCCCAGCGCATCGTATTCGAAGCGCACCGTCGAGATGCCGTTGCCTTCGACCGTCCTCACCTGCGTCAAGCGGTGCGCCGCATCGTAGACAAACTGCTGGTCCTTGCGTGGACCGTGCCCGCACAGCTTTCTCGATAGACGTCCGTAGACGTCGTATTCGAAGCGCTTGTCCTCGAACATCCTGAGCCGGTTGTGCTCGACGTAGCCGCCGGGATGATCGCTCGACACGAGGTTGGCCGCCGCGTCCCAGCGAAACACTTCGGACGGCACGCCATTACCCACCGCCTGTTCGATACGACCAGTCGCGTCGTAGCGATAACGCGTCTCGCCGTGGAGGAGGTGGGTCTTCTTCAATACCTCGCCGACCGGGTCGTATTGCCATTGCTTCTGCAGCAGCATCTCGTTCGATTCGAACGACGCGCCGACCGCGCGAACGTCATGCGCGGTCCGTCGGCCGATCGCGTCGTAACCGTATCGGCTGGCGAGTTTTCCCTGAGTACGCGATATCTCGCGATGCAGATCGTCGCGCTCGATATCGGTCACGACCATACCGTCGAGGTTGATCTGATGCAGATGCCCGGAGCCGTAATACAGCCAGTTGATCGTGCGGCCGTCCTGCAATGCGGTCGCGACACGGTTGCCCAGTTCGTCGTACCGGTGGCCGAGTGCGCCCATTGGACCGCGCTCGCCCGTCACTTCGCCGCGAGGTCCGTAAGCAAGTTCGACGCGGTTCTGCAACGACAGGCCGCTACGCGAACGATTCCAGGTCTCAGCCTTCTTCAGTTGTCCCGTGTTGCTATAGACGTAGAGCCATCGCAATCCGTCGACGTCCTTCGCAACGACACGTCCAAGTGCGTCGCGCTCGTATGCAGTGACGAGCGCTGACGACGTGTCCACGGCATCGGTTGTGCGGATGCCGTGGCCGCAAGCGTCATACTCGTAAGTCCGGCCGATTCCGTCGAGTCCCGTCTCCCGCACGACCTGATCGTTCCGGTCGTACGCGAAGCGATAGTTTTCGCGGTTTTCATTGGTGAGGGTGGCGATGCGGTATGCGCCGTCGTAGCCGAAGCGCACGACGCGACCGGCTGCATCGGTGCGCGCGGTGAGCAGGCCGCGCGGATTCAGTTCATAGCGCGTGCTGCGCTGGTTCGCATCGACGACTTCGACGAGCCGTCCCACGGTGTCGTAGCGAAATGCCTGACGCGCGCCGTCGGCGGCGACGACGGCCGTCACGCGGCCAATCGGATCGGCTTCATAAGCAGTTGCGTTGCCGGCCGCATCCGTGATGCGTGCGAGCGCACCGCGTGCGTCGTACACGAGGCGTGTCGTCTTGTTCGAGCAATCGGTGTACGCGGTCAGTTGCGCGCGGCGATTCCACTCGAGGTGTTTATAGCCACCACGCGCATCGCGAATGGTGTGAACGAGGCCGCGTTCGTCATAGTGATATTCGGTGCGGCCGCCTGCGGGATCGATCGCGACCGTGAGGTTGCCGCGGTCATCGTGCCGGTACGCATACCGGTGGTTCGCTGCATCCGTTTCTGCAACAGGTAGATCGAAGTAGCCGTTCCATTCGGTCTTTTCCGCGGCACCCAGTGCGTCGATCCGTTCGACGAGGCGTCCCAGATCGTCGTACTTGAAGCGGGTGACGCCGCCGTTGGGATCGGTGGCGCTGACCAGTTGCCGCAGATCGTTCCACTCGAGCCGCCACACATGGCCTTCGGCATCGGTGCACGCGGTGGGCTGGCGATCTTCGTTCCACTCCCAGCGCATCACACGGCCAAGCTGGTCGGTGACGGTCACGGTCCGACGTTCGACGTCCGCGTCGAACACATACGATTCGCCGTCGTCGGTCCAGTGGCGCACGACGCGCGCCTCTTTCCCGGTGCCTTGCCAAGCGTAGAAGCACTGCAGGCCGCCGGGTAGTACATGGCTCGTCATCAGGCCATGTTCGTAGGCGAAGCGGCGTGTCGTCTGGCCAGTGCGATCGGTGACGCTCGCGAGTTCGCCCGCATCGGTATACGCGTAGCTGACCAGCGTTTCTGCCGGCTCGCCTTCGACACCGCGCACCAGTTCGATCGCGGCAATCCGCTGCGACATGCCGTCCACGTGAACGAACCGCAGCGTGCGTCCGCAGCTGTCCTGCAGCCGGGCAGGACGCATCGCACCGTCGGCGGCCTCGTAATCGACTTCGATCCAGTTGCCGTTGCGGTCTTCGAATCGCCGCAGCTTTAACGTTTCATCAAATGCTGTGTGTGCGGGGCCGAAATCGCGATAGAAACCGTCGGTCGTTTCGACGACGTAGTGACCACCCGATGTGCAGATCAGGTACGTCGCCTCCGGCACGCTAAAGTGACTCGTGCCCGCGAGAACCGCCGGGAACACAGTCTCGCGACCCTGTTCGTCGTGGTACGCGATCGACTCGAGATTTCCGTCGGCATCGCGAACCAGTTTCAGTTCGACGCTGATCGGCACACTCCATCCGGGGCCGAACAGACTGTCCGCGCGATCGTCGTGACTGCTGTAGAAGCGGCGCCAGACGATCGGCAACGCGCCCGGCAGAACGAAATCGGTATCGTGTTCGCCGTCGAGAATCTTGCCGCCCGTGATCACGTTGACCGGATGACCCATCATCGTGCGGAACTTGCTGCCGATCCATCCGCCGATCAGGCCTGCGCCGAGATTCATCGCGAGACAGGGCAGGGCGCTTTTCAGCGAGCTCCAGCTCATCTTCCCGCGACCGCACAGCGCGAGCGCGATACCGATCGCTGCGCCGAGTATCGCGACCCACTTGCGTGCCGCATGAATCTCGCGCACGGTCAGCGTGCCACCGCCGTAGAACACGTCGTCGGAGCCCTTCGCGATATCCGCGTCACATGTGGTCTTGTCTTTCACGCGCGC
This portion of the Paraburkholderia flava genome encodes:
- a CDS encoding SMI1/KNR4 family protein, with the protein product MIKLKLINPAQPLSEDDLIDFEREFEIKIPARLRQHYLKENGGFPDCHKMYYVPKGVDPCDANGVTFNGFYPIKYTSTPDGSTLEANYTSYTDDQKLFEKDEYIPFGFDVSGFPLLMKFSGCAIYLLDRDEVDDDDREVIKFIAPSLQDFIDGLMPGDDFEKLMEDC
- a CDS encoding type VI secretion system accessory protein TagJ, translating into MNTAHLNGLSLVEQIAEIEASVRMQPAVASHRWALFQLMCAMGNWTRSIQQLQTWAKLEPQHTQIAQTYRDLIRAEHWRQKVLAGQQRPGFILEPPAWTAQLIDALRLAADGHNDAADDVHASALETAPPVAAHTSHGHTEWIADSDSRFGPVCEVITAGHYRWVPFSDLAAWHISSPVNLIDLIWAPCKLTLADSSVVHGLMPARYPGSEACADTLRLGRETVWQESGRTGVIALGQKTWITDQGDFGLFELTHCQFGTPATIDDKQEGSSHDHT
- a CDS encoding TagK domain-containing protein, giving the protein MRSLRLPWRRQPHMPDIEPVLSGSAHRRIERDSYEHIARATSSSARDGDAAILELIGNDGQGKTAFLPTTDDMEHASDIVQGLHAQYWRALTDPHASLSGSWIGQPDEPPTSAAADNAGDGWQSHGENDEARSLETLLSGECTLEKIFGKLESGANGTVADLEAEPVPEVLRLFAPPEYHAAVASQTAALPPALTRREHHALSFDSPLAAPARKDEA
- the tssF gene encoding type VI secretion system baseplate subunit TssF: MDPRLLDYYNQELIYMRELAGEFAHAHPKIARRLGMQTGEVADPYVERLIESFCFMAARMQIKLDAEFPRFTGRLLEVIYPNYIAPTPSIAVARLYPGKAEGNLVGGYRVARGTAFTAQVPDGEKTACQFTSGQDVTLWPLTITEARLTGIPPDIPSLDRYVPPDRQVRGALRLKLAVTGDVRVADLRGLDRLPVYLAGDEQVASHLFELLHTASIASVIAPPGEFGATNRPLAAVTVDAVEHEGLRTDQNLLPLTWTKFHGHNLLHEYFACPERFWFFALNGLAEGLSQIDGREVEIVVLLDRAPGPLANLVDASRFALFCTPVINLFEKHTDRIEISPLETEFHLVPARLTPLDYEVFSVATVYGQVAATSEELEFRPLYQTLNDDEGNHGRYFSTRRERRLASDSARRYGTRTPYIGTEVFLSLVDQNEAPYGENIRFLSVDALLTNRDLATLVPRNGIRDLTTAQSAPVESIGLIRPPSPPRAPFAERETAWRLIRQLNFNYLPLDDLDHRDGGQGLRDLLRLYLSDGNTEHSRQVESLIGVKTRPVTRKLPGTGPMTFGRGIECTLTVDEAGFSGASPYLFGLILEHWLARHVSINSFTQTELHSMQRGSVARWPVRTGTRGVL
- the tssE gene encoding type VI secretion system baseplate subunit TssE, giving the protein MTTRKDELSGRTPRRANAHLMPTLLDRLRDDAPHRHVETADEYTVTRKQMRDIVQRDLTYLLNTTSIEDQIDRERYPHAASSTVNFGVPPLAGTFLASRQWNDLERMIRHALTDFEPRLIPDSLVVSPRHAIDAGEHHNILAFEVRGMVHMDPYPLEFTVQSSLDLETSEIQITGIRST
- a CDS encoding Imm43 family immunity protein; amino-acid sequence: MTEFAKENLYVVSAKLNDWVGSAEFQPDIQLPWNNVSIAQKIDTEFHMNIKWKRLKRLDFDYFRNVTPIVSQKFADLCHEQSVDCQLAPLRIILNGDKLDGIFHFLLLNRFISIVDASQTSHARMMTLDGKNYEMNRFFPEIPEYDMLENIAFNESEKPPFFMAPEIGNKRVCTQRFKDSAERNKMKGIEFKKIDENFKYRSLSFQ